A single region of the uncultured Fibrobacter sp. genome encodes:
- the rpmA gene encoding 50S ribosomal protein L27: MAHKKGQGSVRNGRDSNAKYLGVKKYAGETVKAGNIIVRQRGSHFHQGTNVGMGRDFTLFSLVDGKVKFERLDAKRQKVSVYPEEN; encoded by the coding sequence ATGGCTCATAAGAAAGGTCAAGGTTCAGTACGTAACGGCCGCGACAGTAACGCCAAGTACCTTGGTGTTAAGAAGTATGCGGGCGAAACCGTCAAGGCTGGCAACATCATCGTTCGTCAGCGTGGTTCTCACTTCCACCAGGGCACCAACGTGGGCATGGGCAGGGATTTCACTCTGTTCTCCCTCGTCGATGGCAAGGTGAAGTTTGAACGCCTCGATGCAAAGCGTCAGAAGGTTTCTGTCTACCCGGAAGAAAACTAA
- the rplU gene encoding 50S ribosomal protein L21, with translation MYSIVETGGFQYKVELGKAYKVPTLDAAVGSELELKSVLLFAGKEVQIGTPVLNDASVKVEVLAHGKYDTVIVYKKKRRTRYERRNGHRQGYTEVLVTELRSGAESAKVDSKVIERNRARVAALAKQKVQSVPLTRKEKIAQGLPKPAKVKKNSLRKAKEV, from the coding sequence ATGTATTCTATTGTTGAAACAGGTGGTTTCCAGTATAAAGTCGAGCTGGGCAAGGCCTACAAGGTCCCCACTCTTGACGCCGCTGTTGGTTCCGAACTGGAGCTCAAGTCCGTTCTTCTTTTCGCAGGAAAAGAAGTGCAAATCGGCACCCCTGTCCTGAACGACGCCTCCGTGAAGGTCGAAGTGCTTGCTCACGGCAAGTATGACACCGTCATCGTTTACAAGAAGAAGCGCCGTACCCGTTACGAACGTCGTAACGGTCATCGTCAGGGCTATACCGAGGTGCTGGTTACGGAACTTCGCTCCGGCGCAGAATCCGCAAAGGTCGACTCCAAGGTTATCGAACGCAACCGCGCTCGCGTGGCTGCCCTCGCCAAGCAGAAGGTGCAGTCTGTGCCTCTGACTCGCAAGGAAAAGATTGCCCAGGGTCTCCCGAAGCCCGCCAAGGTCAAGAAGAACTCTCTGCGTAAGGCTAAGGAGGTATAA
- a CDS encoding glycoside hydrolase family 2 protein, whose protein sequence is MSKIMSLDGDWQMKWDTEDAGISTRWYATNPQDTETVQVPHIWERAFDKLLMSQDCAFYFKRFTVEDEKQVAKRIFLRFERIASHATVWLNGKLLGTHFGAYTPFIIEPQKALKLGEENILCVRVANMGAANGRIDFGRESADGADDRYAHPGELPVGLPWNQYPFGGIFGHVDLILGTAAFISDVKLEPDADTQRVACEISFNNPRNYQTRLRVLMRNPDGDVYEHFVDNIKLDKENMTQRFVFEVKEQQRHKFQWSLEHPNLYAIEFQLEIKAGKEKDGKEIKRPEYAFPVVRTFGFRKFDCLKGDYYLNDQILKIQGITYNQQWSEGGLWTINNPKLEKDLLAVKKAGFNAIRSCGAPLPEAALDICDKLGLIVFQEFPIHTMRSTPKGLEIVKKLINDIVEEQHHHPCIGIWVMGAENGTLLLQNGNKLLNAISPVDMTRPVISNLNSIYLDNEGNFRKDTGKLLPVSIDKISTYATLRMNPRMTPNAAYSHYLAHSFDRDAEEPLSVPDTGLGDSHFQDEEENVANDINNKMLVTLKNHTLLPATATNITGPRSAKVQKNIKTYIKQIETFVESDMSVWKDYKSFIADANRIALKSKLDQITALQSNPQIAGFFLDQWADYNTEFCGLCDENRVSKGFDEFIQEITTPSRALISELEHVVAPQSEISFQLTLLNNSRYEDVAVEVRIIDEKGKEISCDTVTPEEQAGKTSLTQMGIYTTMAPRNEGKYQLKVTLKNDGKEIHSSVEDLIVIAQADVKAAMKKVCSLDDSEESSDALAALSGPEQVIFTANLSSWPDEILDKLVDVVKNGGKTLLLSDLTQDDIDYLNQSHQFDCNIESHWSTGANELSLHYLPKGSALASVFGEAAVLDHNAAAVMPSISLNELPGATVFARSVTLKDGDVKVGSDLQLYPFGNGKIMFNQFNVFEGLETNALADKLFATIVGLL, encoded by the coding sequence ATGAGCAAAATTATGAGCCTCGATGGCGACTGGCAGATGAAGTGGGACACTGAAGATGCCGGTATTTCTACTCGTTGGTACGCCACAAATCCCCAAGACACAGAAACGGTCCAGGTTCCCCATATTTGGGAAAGGGCCTTCGACAAGCTCCTGATGTCGCAGGATTGCGCCTTCTATTTTAAGCGTTTCACCGTCGAAGACGAAAAACAGGTCGCCAAGCGCATTTTCCTGCGTTTTGAGCGAATCGCCTCCCATGCAACCGTCTGGCTCAACGGAAAGCTCCTGGGCACCCACTTCGGTGCCTACACGCCCTTTATCATTGAACCGCAAAAGGCCTTAAAGCTCGGCGAAGAAAACATCCTTTGCGTCCGCGTCGCCAACATGGGCGCCGCCAATGGCCGCATCGACTTCGGCCGCGAAAGCGCCGACGGCGCCGACGACCGCTACGCCCACCCCGGTGAACTTCCGGTCGGTCTTCCGTGGAACCAGTACCCGTTCGGCGGCATTTTCGGACACGTCGACCTGATTCTCGGCACCGCAGCCTTTATCTCCGACGTCAAGCTCGAACCCGATGCCGACACCCAGCGTGTCGCCTGCGAAATCAGTTTCAACAACCCACGCAACTACCAGACCAGACTCCGCGTTCTCATGAGGAACCCCGACGGAGACGTCTACGAACATTTCGTGGACAACATCAAGCTCGACAAGGAAAACATGACGCAGCGCTTTGTGTTCGAAGTCAAGGAACAGCAGCGCCACAAGTTCCAGTGGAGCCTGGAACACCCGAACCTTTACGCCATCGAGTTCCAGCTCGAAATCAAGGCCGGTAAGGAAAAGGACGGCAAGGAAATCAAGCGCCCCGAATACGCTTTCCCCGTGGTCCGCACCTTCGGTTTCCGCAAGTTCGACTGCCTCAAGGGCGACTACTACCTGAACGACCAGATCCTGAAAATCCAGGGCATCACCTACAACCAGCAGTGGAGCGAAGGTGGCCTCTGGACCATCAACAATCCCAAGCTCGAAAAAGACCTGCTCGCCGTCAAGAAGGCTGGTTTCAACGCCATCCGCAGCTGCGGCGCCCCGCTTCCCGAAGCAGCCCTCGATATTTGCGACAAGCTCGGCTTGATTGTATTCCAAGAATTTCCGATCCATACCATGAGGTCTACCCCGAAGGGTCTTGAAATCGTGAAAAAGCTGATCAACGACATCGTCGAAGAACAGCACCACCACCCCTGTATCGGCATCTGGGTCATGGGCGCCGAAAACGGAACGCTCCTGTTGCAGAACGGTAACAAGCTCCTGAACGCCATCAGCCCCGTCGACATGACGCGTCCGGTCATCAGCAACCTGAACAGCATCTACCTCGACAACGAAGGCAACTTCCGCAAGGATACCGGCAAGCTTCTGCCGGTTTCGATCGACAAGATTTCGACATACGCCACGCTCCGCATGAACCCGCGTATGACGCCGAACGCAGCCTATAGCCACTACCTCGCCCACAGCTTCGACCGCGATGCCGAAGAACCGCTGTCCGTACCCGATACGGGTCTTGGCGACAGCCACTTCCAGGACGAAGAAGAAAACGTGGCAAACGACATCAACAACAAGATGCTCGTGACGCTGAAAAACCACACGCTGTTGCCCGCGACCGCAACCAACATCACAGGTCCGCGCAGCGCCAAGGTTCAAAAGAACATCAAGACCTACATCAAGCAGATCGAGACCTTCGTCGAAAGCGACATGTCCGTCTGGAAAGATTACAAGAGCTTTATCGCCGATGCAAACCGCATCGCCCTCAAGAGCAAGCTCGACCAGATTACCGCCCTTCAGAGCAATCCGCAAATCGCGGGTTTCTTCCTGGACCAGTGGGCCGACTACAACACCGAGTTCTGCGGGCTTTGCGACGAAAACCGCGTCAGCAAGGGTTTTGACGAATTCATCCAGGAAATCACGACCCCGAGCCGTGCCCTTATCAGCGAACTGGAACACGTAGTCGCCCCGCAGAGCGAAATCAGCTTCCAGCTCACGCTCCTGAACAACAGCCGCTACGAAGATGTCGCCGTCGAGGTACGCATCATCGACGAAAAGGGCAAGGAAATTTCTTGCGACACCGTGACCCCCGAAGAACAGGCCGGTAAGACAAGCCTTACGCAGATGGGCATCTACACCACGATGGCTCCCCGCAACGAAGGCAAGTACCAGCTCAAGGTGACGCTCAAGAACGACGGCAAGGAAATCCACTCTTCTGTCGAAGACCTGATCGTAATCGCCCAGGCCGACGTGAAGGCCGCCATGAAGAAGGTCTGCTCTCTGGACGACAGCGAAGAATCGAGCGACGCCCTCGCCGCTCTTTCGGGACCGGAACAGGTCATCTTTACCGCAAACCTCAGCTCCTGGCCCGACGAAATTCTGGACAAGCTCGTGGACGTAGTGAAGAATGGCGGAAAGACCTTGCTTCTCTCCGACCTCACCCAGGACGATATCGACTACCTGAACCAGAGCCACCAATTCGACTGCAACATCGAATCGCACTGGAGCACGGGTGCAAACGAACTCAGCCTGCACTACCTGCCCAAGGGTTCTGCGCTCGCCTCCGTCTTTGGAGAGGCGGCCGTCCTCGACCACAATGCCGCAGCCGTCATGCCGAGCATTTCCTTGAACGAACTGCCGGGTGCAACCGTATTTGCACGCTCCGTCACCCTGAAGGACGGAGACGTCAAGGTCGGTTCCGACTTGCAGCTCTACCCGTTCGGTAACGGAAAGATCATGTTCAACCAGTTCAACGTCTTCGAAGGCCTCGAAACGAACGCCCTCGCCGACAAGCTGTTTGCAACGATCGTCGGATTGCTCTAA
- a CDS encoding RidA family protein produces MEQIVKKVEELGLTLPQCPTPLAAYVPATRCGDVIFVSGQLPSVNGDFSAFCGTVPNEVSVEKAAEGAAICLMNNVAAALTQLQDDETLRLVQMQGFVQSAEGFHEQPAVLNGASELAVKIFGENGKHARTAVGVSNLPKNVAIEISCTFQVIKAEAKFTGRYGWIEG; encoded by the coding sequence ATGGAACAAATCGTCAAGAAAGTTGAAGAACTGGGGCTTACGCTCCCCCAATGCCCGACACCGCTCGCGGCATACGTCCCTGCCACCCGCTGTGGCGATGTCATTTTCGTCTCGGGACAGCTCCCGTCTGTCAATGGGGATTTTTCGGCTTTTTGCGGTACGGTTCCTAACGAAGTTTCTGTAGAAAAGGCGGCCGAAGGGGCTGCCATCTGCCTCATGAACAACGTCGCGGCAGCTCTTACCCAGCTGCAAGATGACGAAACGCTCCGACTCGTACAGATGCAGGGCTTTGTGCAGTCTGCCGAAGGCTTCCACGAACAGCCTGCCGTTTTAAACGGAGCAAGCGAACTTGCCGTCAAGATTTTCGGCGAAAACGGAAAGCACGCCCGAACCGCAGTAGGCGTTTCGAACTTGCCGAAAAATGTCGCCATCGAAATCAGCTGCACCTTCCAGGTCATCAAGGCCGAAGCCAAGTTCACCGGCCGCTACGGCTGGATCGAAGGATAG
- the mutS gene encoding DNA mismatch repair protein MutS translates to MAVTPLMQQYYEIKKQNPGCILFFRMGDFFELFEDDAVVASKILGLTLTSRNNGASGATPLCGFPHHAADRYVPKMVAAGYRIAICEQVEDPKLAKGIVKRDIVEIISAGTAMDESNLNAKEANYLCAFIPEKDSVSFAIADVTTGYLAACKSSVQAFECEFCRRMPKEVVVPEGTVIPSGVMDLIRSENILVTELPAFLFGEDSAKDVLFTHFKVEALDGLGLDGRVVETQVTGALLQYLMDQKKSELSHFTTLEILNLDDYMTLDPSTLRNLELVRPLNADDISSTLCYVLDFTVTAMGGRNLKEWVSHPLISVERIKEREDAVEELVNNPVALDELKESLTSILDMERLMGRVGSGRANARDLAGMGRSLSQASKVADVLEGLNSPIFEPMRAALIAARGRGEELLSQFNDDLPLTVREGGMIRAGANAELDAMNEDIKERREWIASLEVRERERLGIPSLKVGYNRVFGYYIEITKAQMAKATAPIPDEYIRKQTTVNGERYITPEMKECESIISNAEVNIHALEYKIFCELRERVNSWRAELQEIANAIAHVDTLYSFARAARKYNYVCPEVFEGSGIEIKGGFHPVIVAVNSDLDFIPNDVNLSPEATRLMLITGPNMAGKSTYLRQTGLIVLMAQIGCFVPAESARIGVVDRIFTRVGASDRLSRGLSTFMVEMIETANILRNATSHSLVLLDEIGRGTSTFDGLSIAWAIVETLHDEPARAAITLFATHYHELTGLVESLEHAGNFQVGVQEKGDKLIFLHKILEGACDSSYGIHVAEMAGLPNNVLRRARKILLRLEKQKIDPSDGATHKKLMEKPQVDLFAPPDESTQLLKEEIRRLKPEEMTPIQALQCLMDLKEHYGK, encoded by the coding sequence ATGGCTGTAACCCCGTTAATGCAGCAGTATTACGAGATTAAGAAACAGAATCCCGGCTGCATCTTGTTTTTTAGAATGGGCGACTTCTTCGAACTTTTCGAAGACGATGCTGTGGTTGCCTCGAAGATTTTAGGACTCACGCTCACGAGCCGCAACAACGGCGCCTCGGGTGCGACCCCTTTGTGCGGGTTCCCGCACCATGCCGCGGACCGCTACGTGCCCAAGATGGTGGCGGCGGGTTACCGCATCGCCATTTGCGAACAGGTAGAAGACCCGAAACTTGCAAAGGGTATCGTCAAGCGCGACATTGTAGAAATCATCAGTGCCGGCACCGCAATGGACGAGTCGAACCTGAATGCGAAAGAGGCGAATTACCTTTGCGCGTTCATTCCCGAAAAGGACTCGGTCTCGTTTGCGATTGCCGACGTGACGACCGGCTATCTGGCTGCCTGCAAGAGCTCGGTGCAGGCTTTTGAATGTGAATTCTGCCGCCGCATGCCGAAAGAAGTCGTGGTGCCCGAAGGAACCGTAATTCCTAGCGGCGTGATGGACTTGATTCGTTCCGAAAACATTCTGGTGACGGAACTTCCGGCATTCCTGTTCGGCGAAGATTCCGCGAAGGATGTGCTGTTTACGCACTTTAAGGTCGAGGCTTTGGACGGTCTCGGTCTCGATGGGCGAGTGGTCGAAACCCAGGTGACGGGAGCGCTTCTCCAGTACCTGATGGACCAGAAGAAGTCCGAACTTTCGCATTTTACGACGCTCGAGATTCTGAATCTTGACGATTACATGACGCTTGATCCGAGTACGCTGCGTAACCTGGAACTGGTGCGTCCGTTGAATGCTGACGATATCAGCAGTACGCTTTGCTATGTGCTCGACTTTACGGTGACCGCGATGGGCGGGCGCAATCTGAAGGAGTGGGTGAGCCACCCGCTGATTTCGGTGGAACGCATCAAGGAACGTGAAGACGCAGTCGAGGAACTGGTGAATAATCCGGTCGCGCTTGACGAACTGAAGGAATCGCTGACTTCGATTCTCGATATGGAACGCCTGATGGGCCGTGTGGGTTCTGGCCGCGCGAATGCCCGCGACTTGGCGGGCATGGGCCGTTCGCTTTCGCAGGCGTCCAAGGTGGCTGATGTACTAGAAGGTTTGAATTCGCCGATTTTTGAACCGATGCGAGCGGCCCTCATTGCCGCCCGTGGCCGTGGCGAAGAGCTCCTTTCGCAATTTAACGACGACTTGCCGCTGACCGTTCGTGAGGGCGGCATGATTCGCGCGGGCGCTAACGCGGAACTCGATGCCATGAACGAAGACATCAAGGAACGCCGCGAATGGATAGCCTCTTTGGAAGTTCGTGAACGTGAACGCTTGGGAATTCCGAGCCTTAAGGTTGGCTACAACCGCGTTTTCGGTTACTATATCGAAATTACCAAGGCGCAGATGGCGAAGGCGACCGCTCCGATTCCCGACGAATACATCCGCAAGCAGACGACGGTGAACGGCGAACGCTACATTACGCCCGAGATGAAGGAATGCGAATCCATCATCAGCAACGCCGAAGTCAACATTCACGCGCTGGAATACAAGATTTTCTGCGAACTCCGCGAACGCGTGAACAGCTGGCGCGCCGAACTGCAAGAAATCGCGAATGCGATTGCGCACGTGGATACGCTTTACAGCTTTGCCCGCGCCGCCCGCAAGTACAATTACGTTTGCCCCGAAGTCTTCGAAGGCTCGGGTATCGAAATCAAGGGTGGTTTCCATCCGGTGATTGTCGCGGTCAATTCGGACCTGGACTTTATCCCGAACGATGTGAACCTTTCGCCCGAAGCGACTCGCTTGATGCTCATTACGGGCCCGAACATGGCCGGTAAATCGACTTACCTGCGCCAGACGGGACTCATTGTGCTTATGGCGCAAATCGGCTGCTTTGTACCGGCGGAAAGTGCCCGCATCGGCGTGGTGGACCGCATCTTTACCCGCGTGGGTGCCAGCGACCGCCTGAGCCGCGGCCTTTCGACGTTCATGGTCGAAATGATCGAAACGGCGAACATCTTGCGCAATGCGACGTCCCACAGCCTGGTGCTCCTCGACGAAATCGGTCGCGGAACCAGCACCTTTGATGGCCTCTCGATTGCGTGGGCGATTGTAGAAACGCTGCACGATGAACCCGCCCGTGCCGCCATCACGCTGTTTGCAACGCACTACCACGAGCTCACGGGCCTTGTGGAAAGCCTTGAACACGCCGGAAACTTCCAGGTGGGCGTTCAAGAAAAGGGCGATAAGCTCATCTTCTTGCACAAGATTCTCGAAGGTGCTTGCGATTCCAGCTACGGTATTCACGTGGCCGAAATGGCGGGCCTCCCGAACAACGTGCTGCGCCGCGCCCGCAAGATTCTTTTGCGCCTCGAAAAACAGAAGATTGACCCGAGCGATGGTGCCACCCACAAGAAGCTTATGGAAAAGCCGCAGGTCGACCTGTTCGCTCCTCCTGACGAATCTACGCAGCTCCTGAAGGAAGAAATCCGTCGCCTGAAACCCGAAGAAATGACTCCGATTCAGGCGCTCCAATGCCTGATGGACCTGAAGGAACACTACGGAAAATAG
- the scpB gene encoding SMC-Scp complex subunit ScpB codes for MEENQNLDDLAEESAELPKVESQEDLARIIQALVFASPDIVTLKKLREILGDFLDARLVSDALIAANDSLNKINSPFEIVEQAGGYRFRTRAKYYPWVRKLFPEANARRLSQAALETLAVIAYQQPITKAAIEQVRGVSSVDGPIRNLLDKGFIALGSRADTVGNPYTYVTTQEFMKYFGINRIPEDLPRLREFSELLEAGALVPQYAKPESVSPEEPVQPEENPDQVELSMGDA; via the coding sequence ATGGAAGAAAATCAGAATTTGGACGATTTGGCCGAAGAATCGGCGGAACTCCCGAAAGTCGAGAGCCAAGAGGATTTGGCCCGCATTATCCAGGCGCTCGTGTTTGCGTCTCCTGATATTGTGACGCTCAAGAAACTGCGTGAAATTCTGGGCGACTTTTTGGATGCGCGCTTGGTGTCCGATGCTTTGATTGCGGCGAACGATTCGCTGAACAAGATTAATTCCCCGTTCGAAATTGTGGAACAGGCGGGCGGTTACCGCTTTAGGACCCGCGCCAAGTACTACCCGTGGGTGCGCAAGCTGTTCCCCGAGGCAAATGCCCGCAGGCTCAGCCAGGCTGCGCTTGAAACCTTGGCGGTCATCGCTTACCAGCAGCCGATTACCAAGGCGGCGATTGAACAGGTGCGTGGCGTGTCGTCGGTGGATGGCCCGATTCGTAACTTGCTCGACAAGGGCTTCATTGCTCTCGGTTCCCGTGCCGATACGGTCGGAAACCCCTATACCTACGTGACGACGCAGGAATTCATGAAGTATTTCGGCATCAACCGCATTCCCGAAGACTTGCCGAGACTCCGCGAGTTCAGTGAACTTTTGGAAGCGGGCGCCTTGGTGCCGCAGTATGCGAAACCCGAATCGGTTAGCCCCGAAGAACCGGTGCAGCCCGAAGAAAATCCGGACCAGGTTGAATTGTCGATGGGAGATGCCTAA
- a CDS encoding FISUMP domain-containing protein translates to MKNPFSKKFTVCALAGMLGSAFIGCGDDGSSSPSAKGLPAEVADKAELETYECSMDVIGEKVYVTELEENYECDGEKWFKSYDQTKPSSTKSSSSKNPDGSSDSKTADKEGLSSSATGGAASNHDTVDVKIVSSGTYDCSKYKCVTTEFLNQDLLKSGKYGEFLDERDGKVYKTIVIGVGERTQTWMAQNMNFSDSVVKSHCYDKLETNCEKYGALYIYENAKGACPAGWHLPSSGEYEILSENAGGHNGLKSQYEWEESQLDRFGFSALPAGFYKESAYKDNGDETRLWTSSLHPKRDHWVQQCDTYRLSDVDMWSGIQSWFVDESYSVRCIKDVSEKNPADTIVIKGYEGSYGTLKDERDGKEYKTVKIGPREWMAENLDYDTLNASSTSYGGKYYTANQARAVCPQGWHLPYMSEWDSLVAYVDRNRENISIASALKSTDGWNYHPDIEPGRDVFGFSGTPSGYISGTFRSGELNGNGTSGWFWARDILGSRDAQYIFELEDADSEYEGFVDYATQIPVRCIKNLHSDYEYGTLIDARDGKKYNTTKIGDQNWMAENLDYAYLESNEEKDSLSFCLQNEPDSCAKYGRLYAYETIMDSSVRLCPSGWHIPNYTEWNQLFSYIKDEIPQQAIFCPNGLMLRSENGWKADENGLNFYGFSILPSGYLSQDYYINGVAYLAYASDSKYKAGYLNFNYNASRFLYEFPTATSRNFAAYGIRCVQDE, encoded by the coding sequence ATGAAAAATCCATTCTCTAAAAAGTTTACTGTCTGCGCCCTTGCGGGGATGCTCGGTTCTGCGTTTATCGGTTGCGGGGACGACGGGTCGTCTTCGCCGAGCGCAAAGGGACTCCCCGCCGAAGTGGCTGACAAGGCGGAACTCGAAACATACGAGTGCAGCATGGATGTCATCGGCGAGAAGGTCTATGTGACCGAACTCGAAGAGAACTACGAATGCGACGGCGAAAAGTGGTTCAAGTCCTACGACCAGACAAAGCCGAGTTCTACAAAGTCGTCAAGCAGCAAGAATCCCGACGGGTCCAGCGACTCCAAGACTGCCGACAAGGAAGGTTTGTCGAGTAGCGCTACCGGCGGGGCAGCCTCAAATCACGATACCGTTGATGTAAAAATCGTTTCTTCGGGGACTTACGACTGTTCAAAATACAAATGTGTCACAACGGAATTCCTTAATCAGGATTTGTTAAAATCTGGCAAATATGGCGAATTTTTGGATGAAAGGGATGGAAAAGTCTACAAAACAATTGTCATTGGTGTCGGGGAACGAACTCAGACCTGGATGGCGCAAAATATGAATTTTAGCGATTCGGTTGTGAAATCTCACTGCTATGATAAGTTGGAAACGAATTGCGAAAAATATGGTGCCCTATATATTTATGAAAATGCAAAAGGAGCATGTCCTGCCGGTTGGCATTTACCTTCGTCGGGTGAATACGAAATTTTAAGCGAAAACGCGGGGGGACATAATGGTCTGAAATCTCAATACGAATGGGAAGAATCTCAATTAGACCGGTTTGGCTTTTCGGCATTACCTGCAGGTTTTTATAAAGAGTCTGCATACAAAGATAATGGTGATGAAACTCGGCTTTGGACATCATCTCTCCATCCGAAACGAGATCATTGGGTTCAACAGTGTGATACATACCGCTTGTCAGATGTTGATATGTGGAGTGGCATTCAATCGTGGTTCGTTGATGAGAGTTATTCAGTCCGTTGTATTAAGGATGTTTCTGAAAAGAATCCCGCCGATACAATTGTTATAAAGGGGTATGAAGGTTCGTATGGAACTTTGAAGGATGAACGAGACGGAAAAGAATATAAAACCGTTAAGATTGGACCTCGTGAATGGATGGCTGAAAATCTTGATTACGACACTTTGAATGCATCCAGTACTTCGTACGGAGGAAAATATTATACAGCGAATCAAGCCCGTGCTGTGTGCCCCCAGGGATGGCATCTGCCCTATATGAGCGAATGGGATTCGCTGGTAGCCTATGTGGATCGCAATAGGGAAAATATCTCGATTGCATCTGCGCTAAAATCAACAGACGGATGGAATTACCATCCTGATATTGAACCGGGTAGGGATGTCTTTGGATTTTCGGGAACTCCTTCTGGATATATTTCAGGAACATTTCGTAGTGGCGAGTTAAATGGAAACGGAACTTCGGGTTGGTTCTGGGCTAGGGATATTTTAGGCAGCAGAGATGCACAGTATATATTTGAGTTAGAAGATGCCGATTCTGAGTATGAGGGATTTGTTGACTATGCAACGCAGATTCCTGTTCGCTGTATAAAAAATTTGCATTCTGATTATGAATATGGAACATTGATTGATGCTAGGGACGGAAAGAAGTATAATACGACCAAAATCGGTGACCAAAATTGGATGGCCGAAAATTTAGATTACGCTTATCTAGAATCAAATGAAGAAAAAGATTCATTGAGTTTTTGTCTTCAAAATGAACCTGATAGCTGTGCAAAGTATGGTCGCCTTTATGCATACGAGACTATTATGGATAGTAGTGTCCGTTTATGTCCCTCCGGTTGGCATATCCCGAACTATACTGAATGGAATCAGCTCTTTTCGTATATAAAAGATGAAATCCCTCAGCAGGCTATATTTTGTCCTAATGGGCTTATGTTACGTTCTGAAAATGGTTGGAAAGCAGATGAAAATGGATTGAATTTCTATGGTTTTTCGATTCTTCCTTCGGGGTATCTATCGCAAGATTACTATATAAATGGAGTTGCGTACCTAGCTTATGCATCGGACTCGAAATATAAAGCGGGGTATTTGAATTTTAATTATAACGCAAGCCGATTCCTGTACGAATTCCCGACTGCTACAAGCAGAAATTTTGCCGCTTATGGAATTAGATGTGTTCAGGATGAATAG